In Anthocerotibacter panamensis C109, the sequence AGCGCTCTACTGCGCTACCCAAGCTTCGCGGACTCCGGTCCAAGCAGTCACCATGGCGGCGCACGGAGGTCAGGTCTACGGAGCTATCTGGGACAGCAAAAATAATGTAGTCCCGGAACAGTTGCTGGCTCCTCAACAGTGGCAGGAGTTGGCTCAGGGCTATCCTGTGGTCAGCGTCGATGAAATGCCAGCAACTGCGCTGGTTGAGGCATTGGTCCATGGGTCTTGGGCGCAGTTTGCCCGTGGAGCACGCCCGGACTGGCAGTCGGCGGTTCCGCTATATTTGCAACCTTTCCCCGCTCCATATCAGTCTTCTTAATCGCGCTACTCAACCTCAAAAGCAACTTAATGCCCCAATCGTAAACTTTACCGCACCCGCT encodes:
- the tsaB gene encoding tRNA (adenosine(37)-N6)-threonylcarbamoyltransferase complex dimerization subunit type 1 TsaB; amino-acid sequence: MAEWGLGLYTCGAWLGLARGRQGEPPLSAQWLEGRQLSESLIPRIAAFLPPTTWADLAWVAVVAGPGSFTSLRLGVVVARTLGQALDIPVFTQSALYCATQASRTPVQAVTMAAHGGQVYGAIWDSKNNVVPEQLLAPQQWQELAQGYPVVSVDEMPATALVEALVHGSWAQFARGARPDWQSAVPLYLQPFPAPYQSS